A DNA window from Candidatus Thermoplasmatota archaeon contains the following coding sequences:
- a CDS encoding Hsp20/alpha crystallin family protein, translating to MFDDEDKKRKKTSDEFEKILREMEKIVGDAFKTTFEEVKGFSIRTYPDDKPYNINIPEDELPIDVMESNKSISVTIEIPGIKKEDIDLEITENTLEIHIEALRYTYHKKLELPSDVKPDTTKATYKNGVLDVEIQKRNIGKKGHKVSVK from the coding sequence ATGTTTGATGATGAAGATAAAAAAAGGAAGAAAACTTCAGATGAATTCGAAAAAATACTTCGGGAGATGGAGAAAATTGTAGGAGATGCGTTTAAGACTACTTTTGAGGAAGTCAAAGGATTTTCTATAAGAACTTATCCTGATGACAAGCCATATAATATAAATATACCGGAGGATGAACTCCCAATTGATGTGATGGAAAGCAATAAGTCCATTTCTGTAACCATAGAAATTCCGGGAATAAAAAAAGAAGATATCGATCTGGAAATAACTGAAAATACGCTGGAGATACACATTGAGGCATTACGATATACATACCACAAAAAGCTCGAATTGCCCTCGGACGTGAAACCAGATACAACGAAAGCCACATACAAAAATGGAGTGCTTGATGTGGAAATACAAAAGAGAAATATCGGAAAGAAAGGGCATAAAGTGAGTGTAAAATAA
- a CDS encoding tryptophan--tRNA ligase, translating into MRIDPWSSVQYENYSRLREKFGIKEFGREEWEGLPNVPHLFRRGIVFGHRDFHRIKDAMEGKKPWALLTGLMPSGKMHLGHKMVIDQIMYYQNVGADIFIAIADIEAYATRSYTLKEAKKLAVEEYITSYIALGLKPCIIYFQSRNTDVKDLGYLLGKKTNWSEVTAIYGFNGSTNMSHVLSPLIQCGDILHVQMEKYGGPRPTLVPVGVDQDPHIRFSRGVASSHRLFNVTVAKDGKIGIFIKSDEDVNRLMDIAEEEAGKFGFGMKRMDNYRAIYLDGANEEDIGKIDIALAKREQENGAYGFISPSSTYHRFMTGLTGGKMSSSRPESAVFLTDLPEEAKKKIMAAKTGGAVSLVEQRKYGGKPDECVVYELFLYHLMKDDRELEEIYEKCKSGEQMCGDCKKLAVQLMGDFLKDLKEKRESAKEKVGEYVDL; encoded by the coding sequence ATGAGAATTGATCCTTGGAGCTCTGTGCAATACGAAAATTACAGCCGGTTAAGAGAAAAATTCGGCATAAAGGAATTTGGTAGGGAAGAATGGGAAGGCTTGCCCAATGTACCGCATTTATTCCGCCGAGGCATTGTTTTCGGCCACCGTGATTTCCATCGCATAAAAGATGCCATGGAAGGGAAAAAGCCCTGGGCATTGCTCACCGGCCTGATGCCTTCTGGAAAGATGCACCTGGGGCACAAGATGGTTATAGACCAGATAATGTATTATCAAAATGTGGGTGCGGATATATTTATTGCAATTGCGGATATAGAGGCATATGCAACCCGCAGCTATACCCTTAAAGAAGCGAAAAAATTGGCAGTTGAGGAATACATAACCAGTTACATTGCCCTTGGCCTAAAACCCTGCATCATATACTTCCAGTCGAGAAATACGGATGTGAAAGACCTGGGATACTTGCTCGGCAAAAAAACAAATTGGTCTGAAGTGACCGCCATTTATGGGTTCAACGGCTCAACGAACATGTCTCATGTGTTATCCCCCCTCATTCAGTGCGGGGATATATTACATGTGCAGATGGAAAAATACGGGGGGCCGCGTCCCACGCTCGTTCCCGTTGGCGTTGATCAGGATCCCCACATACGGTTCAGCAGAGGTGTAGCCAGTTCACACCGCCTTTTCAATGTGACGGTAGCAAAAGATGGAAAAATAGGAATTTTTATCAAATCAGATGAGGATGTGAACAGACTGATGGATATTGCAGAGGAAGAGGCAGGTAAATTTGGGTTTGGTATGAAGAGAATGGATAATTATAGGGCGATTTATCTCGACGGCGCAAATGAAGAAGATATAGGCAAAATCGACATCGCCCTGGCAAAAAGAGAACAGGAGAACGGGGCTTATGGCTTTATTTCTCCTTCATCGACATACCACCGGTTTATGACCGGCTTAACTGGAGGAAAAATGTCCAGCAGCAGGCCGGAATCGGCCGTTTTTCTCACTGACTTGCCAGAGGAAGCAAAAAAGAAAATAATGGCGGCAAAGACCGGAGGTGCGGTATCTCTTGTAGAGCAGAGGAAGTATGGGGGAAAACCGGATGAATGTGTTGTGTATGAGTTGTTTCTATATCACTTGATGAAGGATGATAGAGAACTTGAAGAAATATATGAAAAGTGCAAATCTGGAGAGCAGATGTGTGGAGACTGCAAAAAACTTGCCGTCCAACTGATGGGCGATTTTTTAAAAGATTTGAAGGAAAAGAGAGAAAGCGCAAAAGAGAAAGTTGGGGAATATGTAGATTTATAG
- a CDS encoding LysE family transporter — protein sequence MDVLSFAITVILVTASGALAPGPLFFANIAHGTRSGVKSGLVFSVAHTLVEFALVMLLALGLLTVASKPIVKLVIGVIGGAVLIAFGISQIHNSFRYKPAELKRGTPSSRHLFLIGLAFTGLNPYFVIWWLTAGAQLIIISLEFAALAGVLFMYLCHVWMDYVWLTAVAHSARKGTNIMGLRWYRFLMVIFGGILTYFGLTFLIDGLAP from the coding sequence ATGGATGTACTGAGTTTTGCCATTACCGTCATTCTCGTAACGGCCTCAGGTGCTCTTGCTCCAGGCCCCCTATTTTTTGCCAACATAGCTCATGGCACTAGGTCGGGCGTCAAAAGCGGCCTGGTATTCTCAGTAGCACACACATTGGTTGAATTCGCCCTCGTCATGCTATTAGCCCTTGGACTCTTAACTGTCGCAAGCAAACCGATAGTAAAGCTTGTCATCGGAGTTATTGGAGGAGCAGTCCTTATCGCTTTTGGCATATCGCAAATCCACAACTCATTTAGGTATAAACCCGCAGAATTAAAACGTGGTACGCCATCTTCCCGCCATCTTTTTCTAATTGGTTTGGCCTTTACCGGTTTGAATCCCTACTTTGTTATTTGGTGGCTTACTGCTGGGGCGCAACTCATTATCATATCTCTTGAATTTGCAGCTTTAGCCGGCGTTCTATTCATGTATCTTTGCCACGTGTGGATGGACTATGTGTGGCTTACTGCTGTTGCTCACTCCGCTAGGAAGGGAACGAACATCATGGGACTGAGGTGGTATAGATTTCTTATGGTTATATTCGGAGGGATATTGACCTATTTCGGGCTTACCTTTCTTATAGATGGCTTAGCTCCTTAA
- the tpiA gene encoding triose-phosphate isomerase translates to METPAIVVNVKTYKEGTGRKGLKIAKIMEKVSEETGASMVIAVQTPDIYMIASEVKIPVFAQHMDAINCGSHTGWTLPESIKEAGARGVLLNHSEHPLKIGEIAKGVERARELQLETIVCANNIGVTGAVATLSPDFVAIEPPELIGGDISVTKAEPEIIKKAVGIVKKINPSTKVLCGAGVKRGKDVKKAIDLGTEGVLLASGVVKTGDKEKVLREMASAIEKK, encoded by the coding sequence ATGGAAACGCCTGCGATAGTTGTGAATGTAAAGACATATAAGGAAGGAACGGGAAGAAAAGGACTGAAAATCGCAAAAATTATGGAAAAAGTGAGCGAAGAAACTGGGGCAAGCATGGTAATAGCTGTGCAGACACCAGATATTTATATGATTGCAAGCGAGGTGAAAATCCCGGTCTTTGCCCAGCATATGGACGCGATAAACTGCGGCAGCCATACTGGATGGACTCTGCCTGAAAGCATAAAAGAAGCAGGTGCTAGAGGCGTTTTACTGAATCATTCCGAACATCCCCTTAAAATAGGCGAGATTGCAAAAGGTGTGGAAAGGGCAAGGGAACTCCAACTGGAAACCATTGTCTGTGCAAACAATATAGGAGTTACGGGAGCTGTGGCCACACTTTCACCAGATTTTGTTGCAATAGAACCGCCAGAGTTGATTGGCGGGGACATATCTGTAACGAAAGCAGAGCCAGAAATAATAAAAAAAGCTGTTGGAATCGTGAAAAAAATAAATCCCTCAACAAAAGTTCTTTGTGGAGCCGGGGTTAAAAGAGGAAAGGATGTAAAAAAAGCCATCGATTTGGGCACTGAAGGCGTCTTGCTTGCGAGCGGTGTTGTAAAAACAGGGGACAAAGAAAAGGTTTTGAGAGAAATGGCATCTGCCATCGAGAAAAAATGA
- a CDS encoding 2,5-diamino-6-(ribosylamino)-4(3H)-pyrimidinone 5'-phosphate reductase gives MKPFVIVNCAMSIDGKIALPARKQIKISNEEDIERVHKLRNECDAVLVGIGTVLADDPKLTVKKKYVPNPSNPLRIVLDSNFRAPGNAEVMKGNVPTLIVTTRREFKRGNLEVIKCGHNTVNLKKLMKLLYDRGIKKLLVEGGETVIWEFLKQGLVDELNIFMAPFVIGGITSPTMAGGEGSPSPDKIIHMELHDFYRIGNGILLKFRPSLSENMH, from the coding sequence ATGAAGCCGTTTGTTATCGTAAACTGTGCGATGTCGATAGATGGAAAGATTGCATTGCCGGCTAGAAAGCAGATAAAAATATCAAATGAGGAGGATATCGAAAGAGTGCATAAACTCAGAAATGAATGCGATGCAGTACTGGTTGGCATTGGAACAGTACTGGCTGACGACCCAAAACTCACCGTCAAAAAGAAATATGTACCAAATCCATCAAATCCTTTACGCATCGTGCTCGACAGTAATTTCAGGGCCCCCGGTAATGCAGAAGTCATGAAAGGAAATGTGCCAACCCTAATTGTAACCACTCGCAGGGAATTCAAACGGGGCAATTTAGAAGTAATAAAATGCGGACACAATACCGTAAATTTAAAGAAACTCATGAAACTGCTTTACGACAGGGGCATAAAAAAACTTCTTGTTGAGGGTGGAGAGACAGTCATATGGGAATTTTTAAAGCAGGGGCTGGTAGATGAACTCAATATTTTCATGGCACCATTTGTAATAGGAGGGATAACATCACCAACGATGGCGGGCGGCGAAGGCTCGCCCTCACCTGATAAAATCATACATATGGAATTACATGACTTCTATAGAATTGGAAATGGAATTTTATTGAAATTCCGTCCATCACTCTCCGAAAATATGCACTAA
- a CDS encoding secondary thiamine-phosphate synthase enzyme YjbQ produces the protein MTVYIGEIGLKTREMDIVDITSDVQSVVSKSGIDNGMACVFCPGSTGAITTIEHEPGLLHDLPAALERIAPRNVYYEHEEQWHDGNGHSHVRASILGPSIVVPVADNQLQLGTWQQIVFVECDVRARNRILLVHIFGE, from the coding sequence ATGACAGTTTATATTGGTGAAATAGGGCTTAAAACCCGTGAAATGGACATAGTTGATATCACTTCAGATGTGCAGTCTGTTGTGAGCAAATCAGGCATAGACAATGGAATGGCATGTGTTTTTTGTCCCGGCTCTACGGGGGCGATAACAACGATAGAGCACGAGCCCGGTCTTTTACATGACCTGCCAGCAGCCCTAGAACGAATTGCTCCCAGAAACGTGTATTACGAGCATGAGGAGCAGTGGCACGACGGTAACGGTCACTCTCATGTAAGGGCAAGCATCCTCGGGCCAAGCATTGTTGTACCTGTTGCAGATAATCAATTACAACTTGGGACATGGCAGCAAATTGTTTTCGTGGAATGTGATGTTAGGGCCAGAAACAGAATATTGTTAGTGCATATTTTCGGAGAGTGA
- a CDS encoding gamma carbonic anhydrase family protein: protein MKIGKDTYIAKSAIIIGNVFVGERCSIWENAVIRGDLNIIEIGDESNVQDCCVLHVSPEHPMKIGKGVSVGHGAIVHGAMVENDCIIGINSTVLDGVHIGKGCIIAANAVVPPDAKIPANSLAAGVPAKIIRQDEGMIEAVRKNTEIYMNLAVKYLKGEFEEDVTEQK, encoded by the coding sequence ATGAAAATTGGCAAGGATACCTACATTGCGAAAAGTGCCATCATCATAGGAAATGTTTTCGTTGGGGAGAGATGCAGCATATGGGAAAATGCCGTGATACGAGGAGATTTAAATATCATAGAGATCGGCGATGAAAGCAATGTGCAGGATTGTTGTGTGCTCCATGTCTCGCCGGAACATCCCATGAAAATAGGTAAAGGAGTTTCAGTAGGTCACGGGGCGATAGTACACGGTGCAATGGTGGAAAATGACTGCATAATAGGCATCAATTCAACCGTTTTAGACGGCGTTCATATAGGAAAAGGGTGCATCATAGCCGCCAATGCCGTTGTCCCGCCAGACGCGAAAATTCCAGCCAACAGCTTAGCGGCAGGGGTACCAGCAAAAATAATAAGGCAGGATGAAGGGATGATCGAAGCCGTAAGGAAAAATACGGAGATTTACATGAATCTGGCAGTGAAATACCTAAAAGGAGAATTTGAAGAGGATGTGACTGAACAGAAATAG